One window from the genome of Cyclobacterium amurskyense encodes:
- a CDS encoding prolyl oligopeptidase family serine peptidase, translating to MQRKVFEFIAGKLSRTDLEGALNTEKSKSWLDKFWVSNLDEVQTDEKLNFTPIPYFERIKQPVLILQGTMDEIIPTNSHEFIFNALAKSNSDKFEIILLVGASHSMDYIGKSNFPYWSKLHPDYLKTVQGQIKTVAN from the coding sequence TTGCAACGCAAGGTTTTCGAATTTATCGCTGGAAAACTTTCAAGAACAGATTTAGAAGGGGCGCTAAATACTGAGAAATCAAAATCTTGGTTGGACAAATTTTGGGTGTCAAATTTAGATGAGGTACAAACCGATGAAAAACTCAATTTTACTCCTATCCCGTACTTTGAAAGGATCAAACAACCTGTTCTAATCCTTCAAGGAACAATGGATGAAATCATTCCTACCAATAGTCATGAATTTATCTTCAATGCACTTGCGAAATCCAATAGTGATAAATTTGAAATCATTTTATTAGTGGGGGCTTCCCATTCAATGGACTATATTGGCAAAAGCAACTTCCCTTACTGGTCAAAATTGCATCCTGATTATTTAAAAACAGTTCAGGGACAGATAAAAACTGTAGCTAATTAA
- a CDS encoding carbohydrate-binding family 9-like protein: MSYIIYQQMPLKYLLIPATFALFTHCAEKSTSDYTIEASFASTAPEIDGKANDPIWQQAKPIRLKNNRTGKEVQESALQTHVKASYDDKNLYFLFECKDPDIWAEFTQRDEYLWKEEVVEVFIDVDDEPETYVEIEVSPANILFDSYIVDPENIDVPATAKFNLPGIRTGVTVQGTLNKREDKDDGWTVEMAIPFEDLANATTERVGPETEIRLNFFRLDKNQGKEFASYAWSPTGKSFHKPSVFGKLVFK, from the coding sequence TTGTCATACATCATTTATCAACAAATGCCACTAAAATATTTACTAATACCTGCCACATTTGCCCTATTCACACACTGTGCTGAAAAATCTACATCTGATTATACAATTGAAGCTTCTTTTGCCTCCACCGCTCCTGAGATTGATGGTAAAGCGAACGATCCCATTTGGCAGCAGGCCAAACCAATACGCCTGAAAAATAATCGTACTGGAAAGGAAGTCCAGGAATCAGCGCTACAGACACATGTCAAGGCATCCTACGATGACAAAAACTTGTACTTCTTGTTTGAATGCAAGGATCCCGATATTTGGGCAGAATTCACCCAGCGAGACGAATACTTATGGAAAGAAGAAGTCGTTGAGGTTTTCATTGACGTAGATGATGAGCCTGAAACCTATGTGGAAATAGAAGTCTCTCCTGCCAATATCCTATTCGACAGTTATATTGTCGATCCTGAAAATATTGATGTGCCAGCAACAGCCAAATTCAACTTGCCAGGTATTCGAACAGGTGTAACTGTACAAGGAACGCTTAACAAGCGTGAAGACAAAGACGACGGCTGGACCGTAGAAATGGCCATTCCCTTTGAAGATTTAGCCAATGCAACTACTGAGAGAGTAGGTCCTGAGACTGAAATTAGGCTTAACTTTTTTCGATTGGATAAAAACCAGGGCAAAGAATTTGCGTCTTATGCTTGGTCCCCCACGGGGAAAAGCTTCCATAAACCATCTGTTTTTGGGAAACTTGTATTTAAGTAG
- a CDS encoding SGNH/GDSL hydrolase family protein translates to MKLSILSILFLFVTNAFAQNDPAWDNTQIENWPEECTRIMIPSTLDGENQAAIFYAAKQKNRPLIVSLHTWSANYEQEDVLVNESIIKDYNYIHPDFRGPNKNFKACGSEYVIQDIEDAIAYAIENGNADPNNIHVIGTSGGGYATLLTYMNTKYPVKTFSAWVPLSDLKKWFYESEGRGNKYSIDIAASTVKEEDFDRENYYLGEEEAEKRSPIYMKTPIEKRKNSKLYIYAGIHDGYTGSVPITQSLNFYNKVVADYDALEKKAIIPQEDIIEMLASRNFVATDKDSIADRLIHYQKSYKDLIKLTIFEGTHECLKSVALDQVDTDKVLVIGDSNGAKENGWVDQLKKTYFEDFIYNTSISGNTIGFNNNDQKKLNTLLNVDRYMNEADQNLHGLDKVVIMLGTNDCKAVFAPRKEEIPAKMATLLQKVKTHPVYVKYKPEIYVISPPPCGEDAIMKEKYHGSSERVKWLVPELKRVAELNGSRYIDIHTTLSPQWDSLAKDGIHPEENGQIMMSKIIQEQIN, encoded by the coding sequence ATGAAATTAAGCATTCTATCAATCCTTTTCTTATTTGTCACAAACGCATTTGCTCAAAACGATCCCGCATGGGACAATACCCAGATTGAAAACTGGCCGGAGGAATGTACGAGAATAATGATTCCTTCTACTTTAGATGGAGAAAATCAAGCCGCAATTTTTTACGCTGCAAAGCAAAAAAATAGACCTTTGATTGTCAGCCTACATACATGGAGCGCGAATTACGAACAGGAAGACGTACTGGTTAATGAGAGCATAATAAAGGATTACAACTACATTCATCCTGATTTTAGAGGGCCAAACAAAAATTTTAAAGCTTGTGGTAGTGAATATGTAATTCAGGACATCGAAGATGCCATAGCCTATGCGATAGAAAATGGCAATGCAGACCCTAACAATATTCATGTAATCGGCACAAGCGGAGGCGGATATGCCACCTTGCTTACCTATATGAACACCAAATATCCTGTAAAGACCTTTTCGGCTTGGGTACCCTTGTCGGATTTGAAAAAGTGGTTTTACGAGTCAGAAGGTAGAGGAAACAAGTATTCAATTGACATTGCCGCCTCAACGGTAAAGGAGGAAGACTTTGATAGAGAAAACTATTATTTAGGTGAGGAAGAGGCTGAAAAACGTTCTCCTATTTACATGAAAACACCTATAGAAAAACGCAAAAACAGCAAACTCTATATTTATGCTGGGATTCATGATGGATATACCGGATCAGTACCAATTACGCAATCTCTGAATTTCTACAATAAGGTAGTTGCGGATTATGATGCATTGGAGAAGAAGGCAATCATTCCTCAGGAAGACATTATAGAAATGCTTGCTTCTAGGAATTTTGTAGCCACTGATAAAGACAGCATTGCTGACAGGTTAATCCATTATCAAAAATCTTACAAGGATTTAATTAAACTTACCATTTTTGAAGGCACTCATGAATGCCTTAAAAGTGTGGCTTTAGATCAGGTGGATACAGACAAGGTATTGGTAATTGGAGACTCAAATGGCGCCAAAGAAAATGGCTGGGTGGATCAATTGAAGAAAACCTACTTTGAAGATTTTATTTACAACACCAGCATCTCCGGAAACACCATTGGATTTAATAATAATGACCAGAAAAAGCTCAATACATTACTTAATGTGGATCGGTACATGAATGAGGCAGATCAAAACCTACATGGTTTGGACAAGGTTGTGATTATGCTTGGGACCAATGATTGTAAAGCAGTATTTGCACCGAGAAAAGAAGAAATCCCAGCAAAAATGGCCACATTATTACAGAAGGTAAAAACTCATCCTGTATATGTCAAATACAAACCAGAAATTTATGTGATTTCCCCACCACCCTGTGGAGAAGATGCCATTATGAAAGAAAAATACCATGGATCTTCCGAAAGAGTAAAATGGTTGGTTCCTGAACTTAAAAGGGTAGCTGAATTGAATGGTAGCAGATACATTGATATTCATACTACTCTATCACCTCAATGGGATTCGTTAGCAAAAGATGGGATTCACCCTGAAGAAAACGGTCAGATTATGATGTCGAAAATAATACAGGAGCAGATCAATTAA
- a CDS encoding DUF6970 domain-containing protein, whose translation MKNSIKMIVGIFLFSLTAMSCTELELEKDVPNCIKQKIRKIQREDVQNPPASVWEWKDGNKTYYYITSDCCDQFNYLYDDNCNEICAPDGGFTGTGDGNCPDFNAQIEKTLVWKDDRN comes from the coding sequence ATGAAAAATTCAATAAAAATGATTGTAGGAATTTTTCTCTTCTCCTTGACAGCTATGTCCTGTACGGAACTTGAATTGGAAAAGGATGTCCCAAATTGCATCAAGCAAAAAATAAGAAAGATCCAGAGAGAAGACGTTCAAAATCCTCCAGCAAGTGTTTGGGAATGGAAAGATGGCAATAAAACTTATTACTATATTACTTCAGACTGTTGTGACCAGTTCAACTATTTGTATGATGACAATTGCAATGAAATCTGCGCTCCAGACGGTGGATTTACAGGTACAGGAGATGGCAATTGCCCTGACTTTAACGCACAAATAGAAAAAACACTGGTTTGGAAAGACGACAGAAATTAA
- a CDS encoding helix-turn-helix domain-containing protein has product MKQNLTQDKLSELSGISLRTLQRIEKNEGSLKIPFIK; this is encoded by the coding sequence TTGAAACAAAACCTAACCCAAGATAAGCTATCCGAACTCTCAGGAATAAGCTTGAGAACCTTACAAAGAATTGAGAAAAATGAAGGTTCCCTAAAAATACCATTCATTAAATAA
- a CDS encoding DJ-1/PfpI family protein, which yields MKKVLFLTGDYTEDYETMVPFQMLEMVGYTVHTVCPDKKKGDIVKTAIHDFEGDQTYSEKPGHNFVLNYSFADVKVGDYDGLVIAGGRAPEYLRLNGKLIEMVQHFFEADKPVAAICHGIQILTTAGVVKGKKLTAYPAVGPEVTLAGGEFQDIPADQAFVDGNLVTSPAWPGHPSFIREFLKIMGTKIEI from the coding sequence ATGAAAAAGGTATTGTTCTTAACTGGAGATTATACAGAGGACTATGAAACCATGGTTCCTTTCCAAATGCTTGAAATGGTAGGTTATACGGTACACACCGTATGTCCGGACAAAAAAAAGGGCGACATTGTAAAAACTGCCATTCATGATTTTGAAGGTGACCAAACTTATTCTGAAAAGCCGGGGCATAATTTTGTTTTAAATTACAGCTTTGCTGATGTAAAAGTTGGCGATTATGATGGCTTGGTAATTGCAGGCGGAAGAGCACCGGAGTATTTAAGATTAAATGGTAAATTAATCGAAATGGTCCAACATTTTTTCGAAGCTGACAAGCCAGTTGCTGCCATATGCCATGGTATTCAGATTTTAACTACCGCAGGCGTTGTGAAAGGCAAAAAATTAACCGCTTACCCAGCTGTTGGTCCTGAAGTAACCTTAGCAGGTGGAGAATTCCAGGATATCCCGGCAGACCAAGCTTTTGTTGATGGCAACCTTGTGACCTCACCAGCCTGGCCAGGTCACCCAAGTTTTATCAGGGAATTCCTGAAAATTATGGGAACTAAGATTGAGATTTAA
- a CDS encoding Kelch repeat-containing protein, producing MKRHIIFIALLVFSFLNACDQEELSPRTNPRFSIAYIQELDDSGAEFVSNIYDFGSDEITEYGFLYSLNSYPTLSNSEIISQQGKPEKEFTLKAKHSLVKGKVYAVVAYIQTTSERVYSEPFGFVSQGAPGFIFERFEYKSPVFHGDTITVWGSNMSQLHESYAVNFQDKEATIVNIEENAFKFIVPEFSNFNNGENGPDSFNITLQVLDKKLDMNAIFPFQNAEFEERDTQFIDYGGSVEILGKYLQDINLKIVTSPDVPERIYGSNVSIESAENNKIVFTPNPKYAGINNNLTLEIRGKLYAMGTDFFAFNPPEINSNQHLLIQPFENFTIKGHNFNTAAARTHKAIVNGHPVSLEGFTTDAESLTFRIADLESFYMRTNNVMKIKTFDQFSEETITFEFTNPDFPYMQNPYATTKPSGYWNWKNMVGYGEKGYALGNHNIFEFDIDQKSVHSIHQLPNEISQLQFTFGVLHGEKWYIGGGINAISNTVNQSFFVFNLRTKDLRRLPDLPFYEKESVLAHAFNGYLYFEGGIVMETGNDHKNRYKFNLQTEEWIRLPDKEFGREYIGRTIAFEHKEKQFALGDPDGSLVGHFGLFEFDPIRERWKLLKQFDGLNYSSIKTDQVFILGNNAYLLGSSMRVLNLGNYEIRQVTNFAFSDLLNYNYYRNMAFMSRGDIYILDRDSHLWEIDLEKLTY from the coding sequence ATGAAAAGACATATTATTTTTATCGCACTACTTGTGTTCTCCTTTTTAAATGCCTGTGATCAGGAGGAACTTTCTCCGAGAACCAATCCTCGGTTTAGTATAGCCTATATCCAAGAATTGGATGATAGTGGAGCTGAATTTGTTTCCAATATTTACGATTTTGGAAGCGATGAAATCACAGAATATGGCTTCTTATATAGCCTTAATAGCTATCCTACCTTAAGCAATTCTGAAATAATTTCACAGCAAGGAAAACCTGAAAAAGAGTTTACCTTAAAAGCCAAGCATTCCTTGGTAAAAGGTAAAGTTTATGCCGTGGTAGCCTATATTCAAACTACTTCAGAAAGAGTTTATTCAGAACCATTTGGATTTGTAAGTCAGGGGGCTCCAGGTTTTATATTTGAAAGATTCGAATATAAATCACCTGTTTTTCACGGAGACACCATCACTGTATGGGGCAGTAACATGAGCCAACTCCATGAAAGTTACGCTGTGAATTTCCAAGACAAAGAAGCCACAATTGTCAATATTGAAGAAAACGCATTCAAATTTATTGTCCCTGAATTTTCTAATTTCAATAATGGGGAAAATGGTCCTGATTCTTTTAACATTACTCTTCAGGTTTTGGATAAAAAGCTAGACATGAATGCAATTTTTCCTTTCCAAAATGCCGAATTCGAAGAAAGAGACACTCAATTTATCGATTATGGAGGCAGTGTTGAAATACTTGGCAAGTATTTGCAAGACATAAATTTGAAAATAGTTACTAGCCCAGATGTTCCGGAGAGAATTTACGGAAGCAATGTCTCCATAGAATCTGCAGAAAACAATAAGATAGTATTTACACCCAACCCAAAATACGCAGGCATTAACAATAACCTGACGCTTGAAATTCGTGGCAAGTTATATGCTATGGGAACTGATTTCTTTGCTTTCAATCCACCAGAAATAAACTCCAATCAGCACCTTTTGATACAACCATTTGAGAACTTCACAATAAAAGGACATAATTTTAATACTGCCGCCGCTAGAACTCATAAAGCTATTGTCAATGGACATCCAGTATCTTTAGAAGGATTTACTACAGATGCTGAGTCATTGACTTTTCGTATTGCTGATTTGGAAAGCTTTTACATGCGAACAAACAACGTGATGAAGATTAAAACTTTTGATCAGTTTTCTGAAGAGACTATTACTTTTGAATTTACAAATCCAGATTTTCCTTACATGCAGAATCCCTATGCAACCACTAAACCATCGGGTTATTGGAATTGGAAAAATATGGTAGGTTATGGGGAGAAAGGTTATGCCTTAGGCAATCACAATATTTTCGAATTTGATATTGATCAGAAAAGTGTCCATTCAATTCACCAATTACCAAATGAGATCAGCCAACTTCAGTTTACATTTGGAGTATTGCATGGTGAAAAATGGTATATAGGTGGGGGTATTAATGCAATTAGCAATACCGTAAACCAATCCTTTTTTGTTTTTAATTTGCGAACAAAAGATTTAAGAAGACTTCCTGATCTTCCTTTTTACGAAAAGGAATCCGTACTGGCACATGCCTTCAACGGGTATCTTTATTTTGAAGGTGGTATCGTCATGGAAACCGGTAATGATCATAAAAACAGGTACAAATTTAATTTGCAAACAGAAGAATGGATCAGGTTACCAGACAAAGAATTTGGTCGTGAATATATAGGAAGAACCATTGCTTTTGAGCACAAAGAGAAACAATTTGCATTAGGAGACCCTGATGGAAGTCTAGTAGGACATTTTGGGCTTTTTGAATTTGATCCTATTAGAGAACGCTGGAAACTACTTAAACAATTTGATGGATTGAACTATTCAAGCATAAAAACAGACCAAGTTTTTATACTTGGAAATAACGCATATTTGTTGGGGAGCAGTATGCGTGTTCTGAATCTGGGAAATTACGAGATTCGACAAGTCACCAATTTTGCTTTTTCTGATTTACTAAATTATAATTATTACCGAAATATGGCATTCATGAGTAGAGGGGATATTTATATTTTAGACCGTGACAGTCACCTTTGGGAAATTGACTTAGAAAAACTGACATATTGA
- a CDS encoding pyridoxal-dependent decarboxylase: MDSKLLIATITEDIKEGCQPIMAIGIASDICTGVVDNLAENSIIFKKHDLDGAYVAPLQWYGKSIIYPKGGEADSTVLDPHKWLYSPLEAGCTLVKNPQHLIDTYSSHPEYYVFGKDEEEKMQNFCE; encoded by the coding sequence ATGGACAGTAAACTTTTAATAGCCACAATCACTGAGGATATTAAAGAAGGCTGTCAACCAATTATGGCAATAGGCATAGCCAGTGATATATGTACTGGTGTGGTGGATAATTTGGCTGAGAACTCCATTATTTTTAAAAAACATGATTTGGATGGTGCTTATGTAGCACCGTTGCAGTGGTACGGAAAATCAATCATTTATCCGAAGGGAGGAGAGGCAGACTCTACTGTATTGGACCCTCACAAATGGTTGTATAGTCCATTGGAAGCGGGTTGTACATTGGTGAAGAATCCTCAGCATTTAATTGACACCTATAGTTCTCATCCTGAATACTACGTTTTCGGCAAGGATGAAGAAGAAAAAATGCAAAATTTCTGTGAATAG
- a CDS encoding bestrophin family protein: MLKLSWHHILWLSMLMGLVASLYHFDLIKIYIPWLPVSVIGTAVAFYVGFKNNQAYDRMWEARKIWGGIVNESRSWGMMVDGLITNFISKQPIEEDIKTIKKRLFYRHIAWLYAHRSQLLIPTEWEHISQTGSVGRQAVYLRKQFGIGLVDDEITRTELKQFLSSEEYERLINKANTATQIINEQSRELTSLREKGIINDFQHMQLEGVLRSFYTLQGKNERIKKFPLPRQYANISRYFVGIFIMLLPFSMIPELLNLSNWGVWLSIPISALIGWVYVMMEITGDYSENPFQGMSNDIPMLSLCRTIEIDLREMLGETELPPAIQSKNGVLM, from the coding sequence ATGTTAAAATTATCTTGGCATCATATATTGTGGTTATCAATGTTGATGGGCTTGGTGGCATCTCTATATCATTTTGATCTCATTAAAATTTATATTCCTTGGCTTCCGGTTTCTGTTATAGGCACTGCAGTTGCGTTTTATGTAGGGTTTAAAAACAACCAAGCCTATGACCGGATGTGGGAAGCCCGTAAAATCTGGGGAGGGATTGTCAATGAAAGTAGATCATGGGGAATGATGGTAGATGGACTTATTACCAATTTCATTTCAAAACAACCAATTGAGGAAGACATTAAGACAATCAAAAAGAGACTCTTTTACCGCCATATTGCATGGCTGTATGCCCATAGAAGTCAATTGCTGATCCCTACTGAATGGGAGCATATCAGCCAAACGGGCTCTGTAGGAAGACAAGCCGTTTATTTGAGGAAACAATTTGGAATAGGTTTGGTGGACGATGAAATAACCCGTACAGAACTGAAACAATTTTTATCCTCCGAGGAATACGAACGATTAATAAACAAAGCAAATACAGCCACCCAAATAATCAATGAACAATCCCGAGAATTAACTTCCCTAAGGGAGAAAGGAATTATTAATGATTTTCAGCACATGCAATTGGAAGGTGTCCTGAGAAGTTTTTACACCTTACAGGGCAAAAATGAGCGCATCAAAAAATTTCCTTTACCAAGACAATACGCCAATATAAGTAGGTATTTTGTTGGGATTTTTATTATGCTACTCCCTTTTAGTATGATACCGGAGCTACTTAATTTAAGCAATTGGGGTGTTTGGCTTTCCATTCCGATCAGTGCTTTGATTGGTTGGGTATACGTAATGATGGAGATCACCGGGGATTATTCAGAAAACCCTTTTCAAGGCATGTCCAATGATATCCCAATGTTGTCCCTATGCAGAACGATAGAAATAGATTTAAGAGAAATGCTGGGAGAGACTGAGCTTCCTCCAGCCATTCAATCAAAAAATGGGGTACTTATGTAA
- a CDS encoding PAS domain S-box protein, translating into MEKSSKLIGLKAANDIPALLAYWDKNEICRFANSTYLDWYGKSQEEMINKMSKKELLGEKYKEHSHYIKEVLKGNLQSFDLEISTPKGELRHSHATYTPDIENGKVIGFTAHITNITTRKNLEASYIKSEKLLKNLLESAPDAIVIVDSTGTIQIVNHQAENIFGYSKPEMIGEEIELLIPGGHKSKHKTHIKKYFDSASIRQMGDGIKLYGKRKNGEKFRVEVSLSPTQTDDGILVMAAVRDITDRVRMETELEESYKRNSIFIQQAPNAIAMFDMDMRYMAASHKWIEDYNLKGREIIGHSHYEIFPEIGDEWKQKHQRCLRGEINQCDEAPFDREDGTRQWLTWDVRPWYKSEGVIGGLLIYTADITDIKEKDQEKTRIEEILERTNSVARIGTWELQINEGKVIWSKITREIHEVSEDFEPDLATGINFYKEGYSRDTITKLVTDSISNNTSYDVEIELITAKGNETWVRVIGQSEFVDGKCKRHYGVFQDITPIKNTELKINRVNNELRAILNSASVSIIGTDKKGLITHFNKGAEQMLQYSRSELVEKHTPAIFHVKEEIIKRGEELSAQMGYEVEGFDVFVQSTIHKEEDTREWTYVRKDGTKLIVLLVLTAIKDHLGNIFGFLGIATDITERVENQQKLKEAKEDLEVLTEKLTSQNMQLANFAHITSHNLRAPVSNLNALLQFYHSSEDQEMKEEIIGNFEVVSNHLTQTLDTLVDLLKIQDEGSKELEILYFDEIFEKTKEMLVGHIMESDAQVTADFSKAPKITYNRVFLESIFLNLIGNAIKYRSPDRPPVIKLETDLKYNRIVFTISDNGLGIDLKSHSKELFGLHKTFHKHAESKGIGLFLTKKHIEAMGGIITARSEVGKGTTFTIEF; encoded by the coding sequence ATGGAAAAATCCAGCAAATTAATAGGCTTAAAAGCCGCTAACGATATTCCAGCGTTACTGGCCTATTGGGATAAGAATGAGATTTGTCGATTTGCCAACTCCACCTATTTAGATTGGTACGGGAAATCTCAGGAGGAGATGATTAATAAAATGTCCAAGAAGGAATTGTTAGGAGAGAAATACAAGGAACATTCCCACTATATTAAAGAAGTGCTTAAAGGCAACCTACAAAGTTTTGATCTTGAGATAAGTACACCTAAAGGAGAGTTACGGCATTCGCATGCTACCTATACACCAGATATAGAAAACGGAAAAGTAATTGGTTTTACAGCCCACATTACAAATATAACAACCAGAAAAAACCTAGAAGCTTCTTATATAAAGTCTGAGAAGTTATTAAAAAATTTATTGGAATCTGCCCCTGATGCTATTGTGATAGTCGATAGCACAGGAACAATCCAAATCGTCAATCATCAAGCCGAAAATATATTTGGCTACTCAAAACCCGAGATGATAGGTGAGGAGATTGAATTGTTAATTCCAGGGGGACATAAATCAAAGCACAAAACCCATATTAAAAAATACTTTGATTCTGCCTCTATCAGACAAATGGGGGATGGAATAAAATTATATGGTAAACGAAAGAATGGTGAAAAGTTTCGTGTTGAAGTAAGTCTAAGTCCTACCCAAACAGATGATGGAATTCTGGTAATGGCCGCAGTGAGGGACATTACAGACCGGGTAAGAATGGAAACAGAACTGGAAGAAAGCTATAAACGTAACAGCATATTTATCCAGCAAGCACCTAATGCCATAGCCATGTTTGACATGGATATGCGTTATATGGCTGCTTCCCATAAATGGATTGAAGATTATAATTTAAAAGGCAGAGAAATCATAGGTCATTCCCACTATGAAATATTTCCTGAAATTGGAGATGAGTGGAAGCAGAAACATCAACGCTGTCTTAGGGGAGAAATTAACCAATGCGATGAGGCACCCTTTGATCGGGAGGATGGAACCCGGCAGTGGTTAACATGGGACGTACGTCCTTGGTACAAATCAGAAGGCGTTATTGGTGGTCTTTTGATTTACACCGCTGACATAACGGATATAAAAGAAAAAGACCAAGAGAAAACGCGAATAGAAGAGATATTGGAAAGAACCAATTCAGTCGCTCGAATAGGAACATGGGAATTACAAATAAATGAAGGAAAAGTAATCTGGAGCAAAATTACTCGAGAGATACATGAAGTCTCAGAGGATTTTGAGCCTGATTTAGCTACCGGTATTAATTTTTATAAAGAAGGGTATAGTAGGGACACTATAACAAAACTAGTTACAGACTCTATTTCGAATAACACTTCCTATGATGTAGAAATAGAACTAATTACTGCTAAAGGAAATGAGACTTGGGTGCGTGTTATAGGTCAATCAGAGTTTGTCGATGGCAAATGCAAGCGCCACTATGGCGTCTTTCAAGACATTACCCCTATAAAAAATACGGAATTAAAAATAAACCGGGTAAACAATGAATTGAGGGCAATCCTAAACTCCGCTTCAGTATCCATCATCGGAACTGACAAGAAAGGCCTGATTACTCATTTCAATAAAGGGGCAGAGCAAATGCTTCAGTATTCCAGATCGGAACTGGTAGAAAAACATACACCCGCAATTTTTCATGTTAAAGAGGAAATAATAAAACGTGGAGAAGAGTTATCAGCTCAAATGGGTTATGAGGTTGAAGGTTTTGATGTTTTTGTACAAAGCACAATCCACAAAGAGGAAGACACTCGTGAGTGGACCTATGTACGAAAAGATGGAACAAAACTGATAGTGCTCTTGGTATTGACAGCAATCAAGGATCACTTGGGGAATATATTTGGTTTTCTGGGAATTGCTACCGACATCACCGAACGTGTAGAAAATCAACAAAAACTAAAAGAAGCCAAAGAAGACCTTGAGGTGCTGACAGAAAAACTCACCTCTCAGAACATGCAACTTGCCAATTTTGCCCATATTACCTCACATAACTTAAGAGCACCTGTAAGCAATCTAAACGCCCTTCTACAATTCTATCATTCTAGCGAAGATCAGGAGATGAAAGAAGAAATCATTGGTAATTTCGAGGTAGTTAGTAATCACCTGACTCAGACCCTTGACACGCTAGTAGATCTGTTAAAAATTCAGGACGAAGGCTCTAAGGAGCTGGAAATTTTGTATTTCGATGAGATATTTGAAAAGACCAAGGAGATGTTGGTTGGCCACATTATGGAGTCAGACGCTCAAGTGACGGCTGATTTTTCAAAAGCTCCCAAAATCACTTACAACCGTGTATTTTTAGAAAGTATTTTTCTAAACTTAATAGGCAATGCCATCAAGTATCGTTCTCCGGACAGACCTCCGGTTATTAAATTAGAAACAGACCTTAAGTACAACCGCATTGTATTTACTATTTCCGACAATGGCCTAGGCATTGACTTAAAGAGTCATAGCAAAGAGTTATTTGGCCTTCACAAAACTTTCCACAAGCATGCAGAATCCAAAGGCATAGGCTTGTTTCTCACAAAGAAACACATCGAAGCCATGGGAGGCATTATTACTGCTAGAAGTGAGGTTGGCAAAGGAACCACTTTCACCATTGAGTTTTGA
- a CDS encoding alpha/beta hydrolase family protein: MEIEGDIYNISVFFTSLAQNANRIPFKGVETKGDSINFRLQSDFYIYSFRNKWADNYSKLQGSLSVDTVTTEYILEKKLLDHKSAPLNEEINFQSNGTKLYGTIWYPETIRNKGLVIVTSSGNADRSASRAVAILFSQMGFTTFHYEKRGTGNSGGNWEVATMKELLADDIKAISYFCEKTGIPLKEIGIKGSSQGVTKIPYILNGLANLSYGIVVSCPGVTLLDSDLNYWKNRNA; this comes from the coding sequence TTGGAAATAGAAGGTGACATCTACAATATTTCGGTGTTCTTCACAAGTTTAGCGCAAAATGCCAATAGGATCCCTTTTAAAGGTGTTGAAACCAAAGGAGATTCGATAAACTTCAGGCTTCAAAGCGATTTTTATATCTACAGTTTCAGGAATAAATGGGCTGACAATTACAGTAAACTTCAAGGCTCCCTTTCTGTCGACACTGTCACAACCGAATACATCCTGGAAAAGAAACTTTTGGACCACAAGAGTGCGCCTTTAAATGAAGAAATAAACTTTCAATCCAATGGAACAAAGCTATATGGAACCATTTGGTATCCCGAAACAATACGCAATAAAGGATTAGTGATTGTAACTTCTTCTGGAAATGCCGACAGAAGTGCTTCAAGGGCTGTAGCCATCCTCTTTTCACAAATGGGATTTACTACTTTCCACTATGAAAAAAGAGGCACTGGAAATTCTGGAGGCAATTGGGAAGTGGCAACAATGAAAGAACTCTTGGCAGACGACATTAAGGCTATAAGCTATTTTTGTGAAAAAACTGGAATACCACTTAAGGAAATAGGAATAAAAGGGAGTAGTCAAGGGGTTACCAAAATACCTTATATTTTGAATGGTTTAGCAAATCTGTCGTATGGAATTGTCGTAAGTTGCCCAGGAGTGACCCTTTTAGACAGCGATTTGAACTATTGGAAAAATAGAAATGCCTAA